In Fundulus heteroclitus isolate FHET01 unplaced genomic scaffold, MU-UCD_Fhet_4.1 scaffold_46, whole genome shotgun sequence, a single window of DNA contains:
- the LOC105924727 gene encoding zinc finger protein OZF: MKEEEPEPQGIKEEQLGLCIFPDEKQLVKQETETFVGFSACDKLFQVEPEQQLMNVTMEEPEPVEIKEEHGDLWSNEDDEQLVVKQEAGTFKVTPLDLKYDTNEPEEKMNQLLNADSPEGEKQHQQDNNHEESGSNTDTELKRKKRREKTKDHSDGSKLKRHKTIKLCEACGKCFTKCRCLTNQIKENTGEKSFPCMLCGKGFPWQSHLNIHMRAHTGEKPFSCPTCAKSFSTKGILSRHTRTHTGEKPYACEICDKSFSVSSHLAGHIRTHTGEKPFSCPTCAKGFSTKGSLSVHITTHTGDKSYLCKVCDKSFSTGRYLARHMRTHTGEKPYACEMCDKSFSKGSHLAVHMRTHTGEKPFSCLTCAKGFSQKGSLIEHIRTHTGEKPYHCKVCDKSFTSSNIRLTHMRTHTGEKPYHCQVCDKTFTSSSNRIKHMRTHR, from the coding sequence ATGAAAGaggaagaaccagaacctcaaGGAATTAAAGAAGAACAGCTTGGACTCTGTATCTTTCCAGATGAAAAGCAACTTGTTAAGCAGGAGACAGAAACCTTTGTAGGGTTTTCTGCTTGTGACAAACTATTTCAAGTTGAACCTGAACAGCAACTGATGAACGTGACaatggaggaaccagaacctgtaGAGATTAAAGAGGAACATGGGGATCTCTGGAGTAATGAGGATGATGAGCAGCTTGTAGTGAAGCAGGAGGCTGGCACATTTAAGGTGACTCCTCTGGAtttaaaatatgacacaaatgAACCAGAAGAGAAAATGAACCAACTTCTCAATGCAGACTCCCCTGAAGGTGAGAAGCAACATCAGCAGGATAATAATCACGAAGAGTCAGGATCAAACACAGATACAGAGCTAAAGCGTAAAAAGAGACGAGAGAAAACCAAAGATCACAGTGATGGTTCAAAACTAAAAAGACATAAGACCATTAAACTTTGTGAAGCATGTGGTAAATGTTTCACCAAGTGTAGATGTTTGACTaatcaaattaaagaaaatacaggGGAGAAATCTTTCCCATGTATGCTTTGTGGAAAAGGTTTCCCCTGGCAAAGTCATTTAAATATCCACATGAGAGCCCACACAGGGGAGAAGCCTTTTTCTTGTCCAACTTGTGCAAAAAGTTTTTCCACTAAAGGTATCCTGAGTAGGCACACAAGAACTCATACAGGGGAGAAGCCATACGCTTGTGAAATATGTGATAAATCTTTCAGTGTCAGTAGTCATTTAGCTGGTCACATTAGAACACATACTGGTGAAAAGCCGTTTTCCTGTCCAACTTGTGCAAAAGGTTTTTCCACTAAAGGTAGCCTGAGTGTTCACATAACAACTCATACGGGCGACAAGTCTTATCTTTGTAAAGTGTGCGATAAATCTTTCAGCACTGGTCGTTATTTAGCTCGTCACATGAGAACTCATACGGGCGAGAAGCCATATGCATGTGaaatgtgtgataaatctttcaGCAAAGGTAGTCATTTAGCTGTTCACATGAGAACGCATACTGGTGAGAAGCCGTTTTCCTGTTTAACTTGTGCAAAAGGGTTTTCTCAAAAAGGTAGCCTGATTGAGCACATAAGAACTCATACGGGCGAGAAGCCTTATCATTGTAAAGTATGTGATAAATCTTTTACTTCCTCTAATATTAGGCTTACACATATGAGAACTCATACGGGTGAGAAGCCTTATCATTGTCAAGTGTGTGATAAAACTTTTACTTCCTCTAGTAATAGGATTAAACATATGAGAACTCACAGATGA